In Methanobacteriaceae archaeon, the following proteins share a genomic window:
- a CDS encoding histidine kinase dimerization/phosphoacceptor domain -containing protein, with product MVAIGALIALIIIPILIWNTNLFSPYIEILTPIISLFTSGMLIYTTWWSYKMHRDTFKPWLILAMGMIMYFVANFFYFAFKDIGVIPSLSMADIFYMVAYPLLVLGILFFIKKPFKIKYKNLLDSAIVMVSAFFIVWFLFIWPTVGPSQPDAISVMLSISYLFYDLIILLSILILLFSENKKISELSLVLFALGMFFQVLGDMIYAYDVVSPLLIYQWVFNVFYASNMIFLVLAIISYLNNINIDFKHLISHYRHLKSSNNWGSYLPLILVLFAYSLLILTKPDKALIWGVGIIVVMVIVRQILSLNEIRKAQKTISDREEQLNFITSNMLDLITESDEKGIFKYVSPSSKQLLGYPPEYLWGKSFYDFVHPDDAQKVTDGLKKSVESISMARPQYRYKNAEGKYLWLESIGQPIFENDKLKGFIYSTRDITEQREAAKFVKNSLREKKTLLKEIHHRVNNNLQIIISLLNLESRNVVDDRDLELFVESQNRVRTMAMIHEKLYISENLSSINFSDYLKTLLSTLIYDYSKNLANIDLELDIDEKIEFNIETSVPCGLIINEIVSNSLKHAFPSGKSGKITVKMHQDDDEYVLIVGDDGIGFIDESELESATLGLTLINSLVDQLDGDIEFLKGEGTFYKIKFQELKYKERL from the coding sequence ATGGTAGCAATAGGAGCTTTAATCGCTTTAATCATCATTCCTATTTTAATATGGAATACTAACTTATTTTCACCCTACATTGAAATTTTAACGCCAATAATTAGTCTTTTTACATCAGGAATGCTAATTTACACGACATGGTGGTCCTATAAAATGCATAGGGACACTTTTAAGCCCTGGTTGATACTGGCTATGGGCATGATAATGTACTTTGTGGCCAACTTTTTTTATTTTGCTTTCAAGGATATTGGTGTAATTCCTTCACTTTCCATGGCAGATATATTTTACATGGTGGCTTACCCTTTATTGGTGCTAGGTATACTTTTTTTTATTAAAAAACCATTTAAAATTAAATATAAAAATTTATTAGATTCGGCTATAGTCATGGTTTCTGCATTTTTTATAGTATGGTTTCTGTTTATCTGGCCCACAGTGGGGCCCAGTCAACCAGATGCTATATCAGTAATGCTTTCAATATCTTACCTATTTTATGATCTCATAATCCTATTATCAATACTCATATTATTATTCAGTGAAAACAAGAAGATTTCAGAACTATCCTTAGTTTTATTCGCTTTAGGAATGTTTTTTCAAGTATTAGGTGACATGATATATGCTTATGATGTGGTGAGTCCTCTTTTAATATATCAATGGGTATTCAATGTGTTCTACGCTTCCAACATGATATTTTTAGTATTAGCTATCATAAGCTATCTAAACAATATTAATATTGACTTTAAACATTTAATATCTCATTATAGGCACTTAAAATCTTCAAATAATTGGGGTTCTTATTTGCCCTTAATATTGGTTCTATTTGCCTACAGTCTTCTAATCCTTACCAAACCCGATAAGGCCTTAATTTGGGGAGTGGGGATTATTGTGGTAATGGTAATTGTCCGGCAAATACTGTCTTTAAATGAGATAAGAAAAGCCCAAAAAACAATTTCTGATAGGGAGGAACAACTTAACTTTATTACCTCTAACATGCTGGATCTTATCACAGAATCAGATGAAAAGGGTATTTTCAAATATGTAAGTCCCTCTTCTAAGCAGCTTTTAGGTTACCCTCCAGAATATCTATGGGGAAAGTCATTCTATGATTTTGTTCACCCTGATGATGCGCAAAAAGTTACTGATGGTCTTAAAAAATCAGTGGAATCCATTAGTATGGCCCGGCCCCAATATCGTTATAAAAATGCAGAAGGTAAATACCTTTGGTTGGAGTCAATTGGACAGCCTATTTTTGAAAATGATAAGCTTAAAGGATTTATTTACAGCACTAGGGATATCACTGAACAGAGAGAAGCTGCAAAATTTGTTAAAAACTCACTCCGGGAAAAGAAAACCTTACTCAAAGAAATTCACCACCGGGTGAATAATAATTTACAGATTATCATCAGCCTTTTGAATTTAGAGTCTAGAAATGTGGTGGATGATCGAGATCTTGAACTTTTTGTAGAGAGCCAGAATCGGGTGAGGACCATGGCCATGATCCATGAAAAACTCTATATTTCTGAGAACTTAAGTTCCATAAACTTTTCTGATTATCTGAAAACTCTTTTGAGTACTTTAATATATGATTATTCTAAAAATTTGGCTAATATTGATTTGGAATTGGATATTGATGAAAAAATAGAGTTTAATATTGAAACTTCAGTTCCCTGTGGCCTCATAATAAATGAGATTGTGAGCAATAGTTTGAAGCATGCCTTTCCTTCTGGTAAGAGTGGTAAAATAACTGTTAAAATGCACCAGGATGATGATGAATACGTTTTAATTGTGGGAGACGATGGAATAGGATTTATAGATGAGTCTGAATTAGAAAGTGCCACACTGGGCCTGACTTTGATTAATTCCCTGGTGGACCAATTAGATGGGGATATAGAGTTTTTAAAAGGAGAAGGGACCTTTTATAAGATTAAATTCCAGGAATTAAAGTATAAAGAAAGGTTATAA
- a CDS encoding histidine kinase dimerization/phosphoacceptor domain -containing protein: MKKGILKYISPSCEQVLGYAPDDLMGKSFRTLIHPDDLPEISRNLKKAVASQGSVRLQYRIKNASGEYIFLETIGKPVFDDKSIKGFIYSSRDITEQIKSAEFVKSSLEEKETLLREIHHRVNNNFQIISSLLNIQAINVVDPWDQALFKESQSRVRAMAMVHEKFYRSDNLSSIDFSDYIKLLITDLVYEYHHNLSKIELDLDIAEIDLNIETAVPCGLIINELVSNSLKNTYPSAGKITVKLHRAQEKYVLLVGDNGIWCGENDDSNDLGVKLLICF, translated from the coding sequence ATGAAAAAAGGGATTCTTAAATATATAAGTCCCTCTTGTGAGCAGGTTTTAGGCTACGCTCCAGATGATCTAATGGGGAAATCATTCCGTACTTTAATTCATCCTGATGATTTACCTGAGATTAGCCGTAATCTAAAAAAAGCAGTGGCCTCTCAGGGAAGCGTGAGATTACAATATCGCATTAAAAATGCAAGTGGAGAATATATATTCCTGGAAACTATTGGAAAACCTGTTTTTGATGATAAATCTATTAAAGGATTTATTTACAGCAGCCGAGATATCACGGAGCAGATAAAATCTGCAGAATTTGTTAAAAGTTCTTTAGAAGAAAAGGAAACTCTTCTGCGTGAGATTCACCATCGGGTGAACAACAACTTTCAGATTATATCCAGTCTTTTGAATATCCAGGCTATAAATGTGGTTGATCCCTGGGACCAGGCACTCTTTAAGGAGAGCCAGAGCAGGGTGCGGGCCATGGCCATGGTACATGAAAAATTCTACCGGTCTGATAATCTGAGTTCCATAGACTTTTCAGATTATATTAAACTTTTAATAACTGATTTGGTCTATGAATATCATCATAATTTATCTAAAATTGAATTGGATCTGGATATTGCGGAAATTGACCTTAATATTGAAACTGCAGTTCCCTGTGGCCTTATAATAAATGAATTGGTTTCAAATTCCTTAAAAAATACCTATCCTTCTGCTGGTAAAATAACGGTTAAACTGCACCGAGCACAAGAAAAATATGTTTTACTGGTAGGTGACAATGGAATCTGGTGTGGTGAAAATGATGATTCTAATGATTTGGGAGTAAAGCTGTTAATATGCTTTTAA
- a CDS encoding SulP family inorganic anion transporter, whose translation MPSISSYLPITKWAKNYDKGWLRPDIIAGITVGAFTIPEVIAYVSLANLPPHVGLYSALIALLVYMVFGTSKQLSIGPTSTLSILVGSTLGSLMLPSASHYLIIVSLVAVAAGVLALISWALRFGFIVKFISKTVLTGFLAGIALFIASTQIPKLFGMPGTTGNFFNNIYYLIVHIGQTNLYSLARGVGGIIFLYLATKKFRKMPNTLFLVIGSIILFNFTNLAALGVKSVGYIPQGLPGTFIPDPTLLDINMLVTLAATVFLISYIEGYMFAEEYATKYRYNVDRNQELLALGASNIFVGLFQGLPIGGSLTRTAVNDESGAKTQLAGGFAALLILLVILFFTGAFYNLPQTILAAIVLFVIKGLVDIPHFKKIYRFSKTEFAIAMVTLLSVLFFGALEGIVIGVILSIFGLLKNMYNPDVVVLGRIPGTEQFLDIKRHPESQIISHTLIVRVDGSQIFLNTDSVKNTIINLIDNKCEGTKLFVLDFESSAFIDYSGIQMLEELNDELKRRGIKVIAANMHGPLRDSIRNSSLEKEIVDSTVCLSIEDCVEKWEAQHKAKKLL comes from the coding sequence ATGCCATCCATCTCCTCCTACTTACCCATAACTAAATGGGCCAAAAACTATGATAAAGGCTGGTTACGCCCAGATATCATAGCAGGTATCACTGTAGGGGCCTTCACCATACCAGAGGTCATTGCTTATGTGTCATTGGCCAATTTACCACCACATGTAGGATTATATTCTGCTCTAATAGCGTTATTAGTTTATATGGTTTTTGGAACGTCCAAACAATTGTCTATTGGGCCCACATCCACATTATCTATATTGGTAGGCTCCACTCTGGGTTCTTTAATGCTTCCCAGTGCCAGCCACTATTTAATAATAGTCTCGCTGGTCGCTGTGGCCGCCGGAGTTTTGGCCCTTATTTCTTGGGCTTTGAGATTTGGTTTCATAGTTAAATTTATTTCAAAGACTGTTTTAACCGGTTTTTTAGCGGGCATTGCATTATTTATTGCTTCCACCCAAATACCTAAATTATTTGGAATGCCCGGAACCACTGGGAATTTTTTTAATAATATCTATTATTTGATAGTACATATTGGTCAAACTAACCTTTATTCTCTGGCTCGGGGTGTGGGAGGAATTATTTTCCTTTATTTGGCCACTAAAAAATTCCGCAAAATGCCAAATACCTTGTTTCTAGTTATTGGGTCCATAATACTGTTTAATTTTACTAATTTAGCTGCTTTAGGAGTTAAATCGGTTGGTTATATTCCCCAAGGGCTACCCGGAACATTTATTCCCGATCCTACATTATTAGACATTAATATGCTGGTGACCCTGGCCGCCACCGTCTTTTTAATTAGTTACATCGAGGGATATATGTTTGCAGAAGAATACGCCACTAAATACAGGTACAATGTGGATCGTAACCAGGAACTGCTGGCTTTAGGAGCTTCAAACATATTTGTGGGTCTTTTCCAGGGACTACCTATTGGAGGAAGCTTAACACGTACCGCCGTAAATGATGAAAGCGGAGCCAAAACACAGCTAGCAGGCGGTTTTGCAGCATTATTAATTTTATTAGTAATATTATTCTTTACCGGAGCATTTTACAACTTGCCCCAAACCATACTGGCCGCCATTGTATTATTTGTTATAAAGGGCCTGGTAGACATCCCCCATTTTAAAAAGATATATCGTTTCAGCAAAACCGAATTTGCCATTGCCATGGTAACACTGTTATCCGTGCTTTTTTTCGGCGCCCTGGAAGGAATCGTTATTGGAGTGATATTATCCATTTTTGGGCTTTTAAAAAATATGTACAACCCAGATGTAGTTGTATTAGGGCGGATTCCTGGAACTGAACAGTTTTTAGATATTAAACGCCACCCTGAAAGTCAAATAATATCCCATACCCTTATTGTAAGGGTGGATGGTTCTCAGATATTCTTGAACACCGATAGTGTAAAGAATACTATTATAAACCTGATAGATAACAAATGTGAAGGCACTAAACTGTTTGTTCTGGATTTTGAATCTTCTGCATTCATTGATTATTCAGGGATTCAAATGCTGGAAGAACTCAACGACGAACTAAAACGCCGAGGTATAAAAGTCATAGCAGCTAATATGCATGGGCCTTTAAGAGATTCCATTAGAAATAGTAGTCTGGAAAAAGAAATAGTGGACAGCACTGTTTGTTTAAGTATTGAAGACTGTGTAGAGAAATGGGAAGCTCAACATAAGGCTAAAAAATTACTTTAA
- a CDS encoding SulP family inorganic anion transporter, producing the protein MKSISSYLPITQWARNYNKDWLRPDIIAGITVGAFTIPEVMAYVSLANVPPEIGLYSAMVALLVYMVFGSSKQLSIGPTSTLSILVGATLGSLMIPNASQYLMMVSLVAVAAGVLALISWTLQMGFIVKFISKTVLTGFLAGIALFIASGQLPKLFGIESSSGTFFERIYYLIMHLDQTNWYTLAIGAAGIVFLYVGHKKYPKLPHALFLVIGSIILITITNLASFGVDLVGAIPQGLPGLVIPDPSLIDVNILVTLAATVFLVSYIEGYLFAEEYAAKYRYKIDGNQELLALGASNVMVGLFQGLPIGGALSRTAVNDDNGAKSQLSGGVAALLIIVVLLFFTGVFYNLPQAILAAIVLYVIKGLVDIPHFRNIYYFNRIEFAIALLTMLSVVFLGALEGIVIGVILSILGLLKNMYNPHVAILGRIPGTNRFLDIQSRPEGEIISHTLIVRIDGSQIFLNTENIKNTLIELVDHEYNDTKLFILDFESTAFIDYSGIKMLEELYEEMNHRGIKIKAANVYDPLREYIKKSKLEEQIVESEVSLSIGDCIKRWKTEKKD; encoded by the coding sequence ATGAAATCAATTTCATCATATCTACCCATAACTCAATGGGCCCGAAATTATAATAAAGACTGGCTTAGACCAGACATCATAGCCGGAATAACCGTAGGGGCCTTCACCATACCAGAAGTTATGGCCTATGTTTCCCTGGCCAATGTACCTCCCGAAATTGGTTTATACTCGGCCATGGTGGCTCTACTAGTTTACATGGTTTTCGGGTCATCCAAACAACTATCTATTGGACCCACTTCCACCCTTTCCATACTGGTAGGGGCCACCCTGGGTTCTCTGATGATTCCCAATGCCAGCCAGTACCTCATGATGGTCTCCCTGGTTGCAGTAGCCGCTGGGGTTTTGGCCCTGATTTCGTGGACATTACAGATGGGTTTTATTGTTAAATTCATTTCTAAAACTGTTTTAACCGGTTTTTTAGCAGGTATCGCCTTATTTATTGCCTCCGGACAGCTACCCAAATTATTTGGAATAGAAAGCAGCTCTGGAACTTTTTTTGAACGGATATACTATCTCATCATGCATCTGGACCAAACTAACTGGTACACACTGGCCATAGGAGCAGCAGGTATCGTTTTCTTATATGTAGGCCATAAAAAGTACCCTAAACTACCCCACGCCCTCTTTCTGGTTATTGGTTCCATTATACTGATTACCATTACCAATCTGGCCTCTTTCGGTGTTGATTTAGTGGGTGCCATTCCTCAGGGTTTACCTGGCCTAGTTATTCCCGATCCATCATTAATAGATGTGAATATCCTGGTAACTTTAGCGGCCACCGTTTTTTTGGTAAGCTACATTGAAGGTTATTTATTTGCCGAGGAATATGCAGCTAAATACCGTTATAAGATTGATGGAAATCAGGAACTGCTTGCTTTAGGGGCTTCCAATGTTATGGTGGGCCTATTTCAGGGACTTCCCATTGGAGGGGCCCTTTCCCGTACGGCCGTGAATGATGATAATGGAGCTAAGAGTCAATTATCAGGAGGCGTAGCTGCTTTACTAATCATAGTGGTACTTTTATTTTTCACCGGGGTTTTTTACAACTTACCCCAAGCCATACTGGCCGCCATTGTACTTTATGTTATTAAAGGCCTGGTGGACATCCCTCATTTTCGCAATATTTACTATTTCAACCGCATAGAATTTGCCATTGCCCTGTTAACCATGTTGTCTGTGGTGTTTTTAGGGGCCCTGGAGGGAATTGTCATAGGAGTCATACTGTCCATTTTAGGACTACTAAAAAACATGTACAATCCACATGTAGCTATATTAGGACGTATACCTGGCACTAATCGATTTTTAGATATTCAAAGCCGACCAGAAGGTGAAATAATTTCCCACACCCTCATTGTGAGGATTGATGGTTCCCAAATATTCCTGAACACCGAAAATATAAAGAATACCCTTATCGAACTGGTAGATCACGAATATAATGATACCAAACTATTTATTCTTGATTTTGAATCTACAGCTTTCATTGATTATTCCGGAATCAAGATGCTAGAGGAGCTTTATGAAGAAATGAACCACCGAGGCATTAAAATTAAAGCAGCCAATGTTTATGATCCTTTAAGAGAATATATTAAAAAAAGCAAGCTGGAAGAACAAATAGTGGAAAGCGAGGTTTCTTTAAGTATTGGAGATTGTATTAAACGATGGAAAACCGAAAAAAAGGATTAG
- a CDS encoding helix-turn-helix transcriptional regulator, which yields MKTRIKELRAKYDLTQAQLAEKVGVRRETIVFLEKGKYNPSLKLAYMIARVLEADIEDIFIFEEKELEIDN from the coding sequence ATGAAGACCAGAATAAAAGAATTACGGGCCAAGTACGATCTAACCCAGGCCCAATTAGCAGAAAAAGTTGGAGTCAGGCGGGAAACCATTGTCTTCTTGGAGAAAGGTAAATACAACCCCTCTCTGAAATTAGCTTATATGATCGCCAGAGTTTTAGAGGCCGATATTGAGGATATTTTCATTTTTGAAGAGAAAGAGTTGGAAATAGATAATTAA
- a CDS encoding pyridoxamine 5'-phosphate oxidase family protein, with amino-acid sequence MDFKDCIKFANETPVCYLATAEGDQPRVRALGFWFADETGFYFQIGAVKDMYGQMQANHKVEACFWQPDEQTGTMMRVAGEVEFVDDVELKKKVLEDRPFLKEFGMTFDHPGLIIFRIAKGEAYFWTMATNFQPKDMIKFGD; translated from the coding sequence ATGGATTTTAAAGATTGTATAAAATTTGCCAATGAAACACCAGTCTGTTATCTGGCCACGGCCGAGGGAGATCAACCAAGAGTAAGGGCCCTAGGTTTCTGGTTTGCTGATGAGACTGGATTTTACTTTCAAATTGGTGCTGTAAAGGATATGTATGGACAAATGCAGGCCAATCACAAAGTTGAAGCTTGCTTCTGGCAACCTGACGAACAGACCGGGACCATGATGCGGGTGGCTGGTGAAGTGGAATTTGTAGATGATGTGGAACTTAAAAAGAAAGTTTTAGAAGATAGGCCATTTCTTAAAGAATTTGGTATGACCTTTGACCACCCAGGACTGATAATTTTCCGCATTGCCAAGGGTGAGGCCTATTTCTGGACCATGGCCACTAATTTCCAGCCTAAAGATATGATTAAGTTTGGGGATTAA
- a CDS encoding GAP family protein has translation MILIAALLGMVTAEGFILTRADPGPLKSWIDLILGIIVLYYGFKILLKKKAWFEEKELELPTNNKSATSEFLSSLFLAMGLFALNFITTALVFLGGSKIAAAGLGWLGTIISLLVLMAITLSMIALPVLIYFLTPQKANKILFKLKKWIKRNCHYLNAILVILIGLYFLSNGLDGLNWI, from the coding sequence ATGATCTTGATAGCAGCTTTGTTAGGCATGGTAACTGCTGAAGGTTTTATTTTGACCAGGGCCGATCCAGGCCCACTTAAATCATGGATAGACTTGATTTTAGGAATCATAGTTCTCTACTACGGTTTTAAAATCCTATTAAAGAAGAAAGCATGGTTTGAAGAGAAAGAACTAGAACTCCCTACAAATAATAAATCTGCCACTTCAGAATTTCTTAGTAGCTTGTTTCTGGCCATGGGTCTCTTTGCTCTCAATTTCATTACCACTGCGCTTGTTTTTCTGGGTGGAAGTAAAATAGCGGCAGCTGGTTTAGGATGGTTGGGTACCATAATTTCATTATTGGTTTTAATGGCTATTACTCTGTCAATGATAGCTTTGCCGGTTTTGATATACTTTTTAACTCCTCAAAAAGCAAATAAAATCCTTTTTAAATTGAAAAAGTGGATTAAAAGGAATTGTCACTATTTAAATGCAATTTTAGTCATTTTAATTGGATTATATTTCCTTTCTAATGGTTTAGATGGATTAAACTGGATATAA
- a CDS encoding NADH-ubiquinone oxidoreductase-F iron-sulfur binding region domain-containing protein, producing the protein MNFKEMVQQEKKAYDSLFSKENAVLIGSATCGNSAGAQIAKEAIESEMEKAKYHAEIIEVGCIGLCYAEPIIMVSKPQKPALIYGNVTKKVAREIAKSHLINDIPLPEYALGSWGEGYIDGITPLLEQKSMKMQERRILRNCGFIDPTNIGHYLAQGGYAGFMRALEMDSSEIIEEMKKAGVRGRGGAGFPTWMKWQFCIDSDQETNYLVCNADEGDPGAFMNRSLLESDPHSVLEGILIAAKTIGAEKAYIYCRAEYPLALERLKIAISQMTERGFLGENIQGSGFNLEIIIKEGAGAFVCGEETALLASIEGKRGTPRTRPPFPTTEGLFGKPTVINNVETMASAALIMQKGADKYSELGTTESKGTKTFCLVGQVKNTGLIEVPLGTTLKEVIFDIGGGIIDDGEFKAVQIGGPSGGCIPAQHIDTSIDYSSLIGVGAMMGSGGLVVMDQSTCMVEVARYFLEFIQRESCGKCVPCRLGTKQMLDILTDMTTGKGSEEDLKLLPDLAQAIKKGSLCALGQSSPNPILTTTRFFMDEYEAHIKDGVCPALDCKDFIEYTIDAEICDGCMVCLKSCPVSAITGFKDEIHVIDAETCVKCGTCLDLCKRKKNAVKLVDAK; encoded by the coding sequence ATGAACTTTAAAGAAATGGTCCAGCAAGAAAAAAAGGCCTATGATTCACTATTTTCTAAAGAGAATGCTGTTTTAATTGGATCAGCTACTTGTGGAAACTCGGCTGGAGCTCAAATTGCAAAAGAAGCCATTGAATCTGAAATGGAAAAAGCCAAATATCATGCTGAAATAATTGAAGTGGGCTGCATAGGCTTATGTTATGCTGAACCTATTATCATGGTCTCAAAACCACAAAAACCCGCATTAATTTATGGAAACGTCACTAAAAAAGTGGCCAGAGAGATAGCCAAATCTCATCTTATCAATGATATTCCTTTACCAGAATATGCTCTGGGAAGCTGGGGAGAAGGATATATTGATGGAATAACTCCTCTTTTGGAACAAAAATCTATGAAAATGCAGGAACGCAGAATTCTCCGAAACTGCGGCTTTATTGATCCCACTAATATAGGACACTATTTGGCCCAAGGAGGATATGCTGGTTTCATGAGAGCCTTGGAAATGGATTCCTCCGAGATAATTGAGGAAATGAAAAAAGCTGGTGTCCGGGGAAGAGGGGGAGCTGGATTCCCCACTTGGATGAAATGGCAATTCTGCATAGATTCTGACCAGGAGACCAATTACTTGGTGTGCAATGCTGATGAAGGAGATCCAGGAGCATTTATGAATCGCTCACTTTTAGAAAGTGATCCCCACTCTGTTCTGGAAGGAATATTAATTGCGGCTAAGACTATTGGAGCAGAAAAAGCCTACATTTACTGCAGAGCAGAATATCCGCTGGCTCTGGAGCGATTAAAAATTGCTATCTCCCAAATGACAGAGCGAGGATTCCTGGGTGAAAATATTCAAGGATCTGGATTTAATCTGGAAATTATTATAAAAGAAGGTGCAGGGGCATTTGTTTGTGGTGAGGAAACTGCACTTCTGGCATCCATTGAAGGTAAAAGGGGAACTCCTCGAACTAGACCTCCATTTCCAACTACGGAGGGCCTATTTGGCAAGCCCACAGTCATAAATAATGTGGAAACCATGGCCAGCGCGGCACTTATTATGCAAAAAGGTGCAGATAAATATTCGGAACTGGGAACCACGGAGAGTAAAGGAACTAAAACTTTTTGTCTGGTGGGGCAGGTTAAAAATACGGGCTTAATTGAAGTACCACTGGGAACCACTCTAAAAGAAGTAATATTTGATATAGGTGGGGGAATTATTGACGATGGTGAATTTAAGGCCGTGCAAATTGGAGGCCCCTCTGGAGGATGCATACCGGCCCAACATATTGATACGTCAATTGATTATAGCTCACTCATCGGTGTGGGGGCCATGATGGGATCTGGTGGATTGGTAGTCATGGACCAGAGCACTTGCATGGTAGAAGTGGCTCGCTATTTCCTGGAATTTATTCAAAGGGAGTCTTGTGGTAAATGCGTTCCTTGTAGATTGGGAACCAAACAGATGCTGGATATTTTGACTGATATGACCACAGGTAAAGGTTCAGAAGAAGATCTTAAGCTATTACCTGATCTGGCTCAGGCCATTAAAAAAGGATCGCTCTGTGCACTGGGACAATCATCACCCAACCCTATCTTAACCACCACTCGCTTTTTCATGGACGAATACGAGGCCCATATCAAAGATGGTGTTTGCCCGGCCTTGGACTGTAAAGACTTTATAGAGTACACCATTGATGCTGAAATTTGTGATGGGTGCATGGTTTGTCTTAAATCCTGTCCTGTATCAGCCATCACCGGATTTAAAGATGAAATCCATGTTATTGATGCTGAAACATGTGTTAAATGTGGTACTTGTCTGGATTTATGCAAAAGAAAGAAAAATGCAGTTAAATTGGTTGATGCGAAGTAA
- the nuoE gene encoding NADH-quinone oxidoreductase subunit NuoE has product MQDLDKILSNYKREKSDLIPLLQDIQSEYGYLSEELMREVSKFTGVPESEIYGVATFYTQFRFNPKGKKHIAVCTGTACHVTGAKQIIEGMERHLDITDGETTSDGEYSLESVGCLGCCALAPAAMVDDEIKSKLSLRSIKKLFRGYNPEKPSK; this is encoded by the coding sequence ATGCAAGATTTAGATAAAATTTTATCCAACTACAAAAGAGAAAAATCAGATTTAATCCCCTTACTTCAGGACATTCAATCGGAATACGGGTACCTGAGTGAGGAACTCATGAGGGAAGTTTCAAAATTCACGGGGGTACCGGAAAGTGAAATATATGGTGTGGCTACTTTCTACACCCAATTCAGGTTCAACCCTAAAGGAAAAAAACACATAGCTGTCTGCACAGGAACTGCATGTCATGTAACGGGGGCCAAGCAAATAATTGAGGGTATGGAACGCCATTTGGATATAACTGATGGAGAAACTACTTCTGACGGCGAATACTCTCTGGAATCAGTAGGATGTCTGGGATGCTGTGCTCTGGCTCCTGCAGCTATGGTAGATGATGAAATTAAGTCTAAATTATCTTTGAGAAGCATTAAAAAACTTTTTAGAGGTTATAATCCAGAAAAACCGTCAAAATAA
- a CDS encoding carboxymuconolactone decarboxylase family protein: MAEEYPKHHVSIRARYQDYSNVLSDLGKVVRESGPIDHKNSHLIQLAASASIRSEGAVHSHVKRALDAGATPDEIYHAIMLATSIIGFPSVAAAISWADDIINE, translated from the coding sequence ATGGCTGAAGAATATCCAAAACACCACGTAAGTATAAGAGCCCGGTACCAAGATTATAGTAATGTTTTATCAGATTTAGGAAAAGTAGTGAGAGAAAGTGGGCCTATTGACCACAAAAACTCCCATCTGATTCAGTTAGCTGCATCCGCTTCCATAAGGTCTGAAGGAGCTGTTCACAGTCACGTTAAAAGGGCACTTGATGCCGGAGCTACCCCAGATGAGATTTATCATGCCATAATGCTGGCCACTAGCATTATTGGGTTTCCAAGTGTTGCAGCAGCTATTTCCTGGGCCGACGACATAATAAATGAATAA